One Paralichthys olivaceus isolate ysfri-2021 chromosome 8, ASM2471397v2, whole genome shotgun sequence genomic region harbors:
- the LOC109627467 gene encoding equilibrative nucleobase transporter 1-like, which produces MLRIQGGEVKLLHWLTLLSGLVESLFFTGIAYGWASLVFVLKVDGYFAAYCTNVTRDEDTHNMDIITDCSGQDEQFSQVMSVASIVNTILRFPIGYVFDRCGTAATRIMAISFYTIGTLLITLSNAETSLLLYPALSSIIIAGMMLYMTNAQVGNLFHSYRSTIITLYNGAFESSAAVCFIIKLLHERGVSLHTSFLFLILCNIIHLVRTIFLMPRWHIPYPLPETYTYGVSCNVQKRKRRQEENDRVQEFKEGEVKKTEKAKEATFWSCVFSWLFLCHLVWVVTIILCQFIFLSNVNPMLTRLADGDQTVVSHYTNAFALIQLCGVLFSIISGLLMDRHKHRPLAPGETSRETDLRSSSLAIFLSCLLCFFFCVCFTCPVLPLQYVTFVLQVTSSSFFYGIHQAFISIAFPASHFGKMSGIAMSLSALVLFIQFPLLNLIQNQLHGDPLYVNIGVTLVSLLAFIHPVHVSLYCRELAKQRKNSQLTQQSLRPSDQLLSAVPSSRSEVQDDAG; this is translated from the exons ATGCTAAGAATTCAAGGGGGAGAAGTGAAATTACTACACTGGTTGACACTGTTGTCTGGACTGGTGGAGAGTTTGTTCTTCACAGGGATTGCCTATGGCTGGGCTTCTCTTGTGTTTGTTCTGAAAGTTGATGGATACTTTGCTGCATACTGCACCAATGTCACCAGAGATGAAGATACACACAACATGGATATAATTACAG ATTGTAGTGGTCAGGACGAGCAATTCTCTCAGGTCATGTCAGTCGCTTCCATTGTCAACACAATATTGCGCTTCCCCATTGGATATGTTTTTGATCGCTGTGGAACTGCAGCTACAAGGATAATGGCAAT ATCATTTTACACCATTGGCACACTGCTTATCACACTGTCAAATGCAG agacgtctTTGTTGCTCTACCCGGCTTTGTCAAGTATCATAATTGCTGGAATGATGCTCTACATGACCAATGCTCAG GTGGGGAACCTGTTTCATTCCTATCGCTCCACCATCATCACCTTATACAATGGAGCATTTGAatcctctgcagcagtttgtttcATTATAAAG TTGCTACATGAAAGAGGAGTGTCTCTGCACacatcttttctcttcctcatcttGTGTAACATTATCCACCTGGTACGCACCATCTTCCTGATGCCCAGATGGCATATCCCCTACCCACTACCAGAGACATACACTTACGG GGTAAGCTGTAACGTACAAAAACGAAAAAGAAGACAGGAGGAGAACGACAGAGTGCAAGAATTTAAGGAAGGAGAGGTGAAGAAGACTGAAAAGGCTAAGGAAG CCACTTTCTGgagctgtgtgttttcctggCTCTTCCTCTGTCACCTGGTGTGGGTGGTCACTATCATCCTCTGTCAGTTCATCTTCTTATCTAACGTCAACCCCATGCTCACCCGGCTGGCTGATGGTGACCAAACCGTGG TGAGTCACTACACCAATGCATTTgccctcatccagctgtgtggGGTGTTGTTTTCTATCATCAGCGGCCTCCTCATGGACAGACACAAGCACAGACCTCTGGCTCCAG GAGAAACAAGTCGAGAGACAGATCTGCGTTCTTCCTCTCTCGCTATTTTCCTCAGCtgcctgctgtgttttttcttctgtgtgtgtttcacctgtCCTGTCCTCCCTCTGCAGTATGTCACCTTTGTCCTGCAGGTCACCAGCAGCTCCTTCTTCTACGGAATCCATCAAGCCTTCATCAGCATTGC CTTCCCTGCATCTCACTTTGGGAAGATGTCCGGGATTGCAATGTCTTTATCAGCTCTGGTGCTGTTTATCCAGTTTCCTTTGCTAAACCTCATCCAAAATCAGCTGCATGGTGACCCGCTCTAT GTCAATATCGGCGTCACCTTGGTGTCTCTGCTCGCCTTTATTCACCCAGTGCATGTTAGCCTCTACTGCAGAGAGCTGGCCAAGCAGAGGAAGAATTCACAACTTACCCAACA ATCTCTCAGACCCTCTGACCAGCTGCTCTCGGCTGTCCCATCGTCGAGGTCGGAGGTTCAGGATGATGCTGGATGA